Genomic DNA from Podospora pseudoanserina strain CBS 124.78 chromosome 4, whole genome shotgun sequence:
CGGCTGTGTGTGTCCAACCGTGGACGGCCCAATTAATCAGTGCACATTAGCCGACTGACAGTGCCGGTGCAACTCAAATTCCAACCACACAACCATCACGACCAAGGTTTCTTAACGAGGTACCCCGCCGGCAAACTGTTGACCTTCCATCAGTGGCAATTCTTGGCAAACTGCTACACCTTGGCAGGTGAGTCGAGGCCAGCCGTAGATCAATGTATATAGCCATAAACAGACGCGTTGGGACCAACGATGGGACTTGGTTTCTCAGGCGCAGTTTCTGTTCAACACCATGCGGCTCTTGATTTGGGCTTGGGCTGCTGCCAGCCTCTCTTTTGGCTGTGTGGCGTTGCTTGAGGAGCGAATTGTTTCGTTTGAGGTCGATGCTgatgcggcggcggcaagcgCACAACTCGATATCGCCAGTGCTCCGATTCTTGTCTCTGAGGATGATCCGATTGGCGTTCATATTGCGGCCAACAGTCTGGCGAAGGATCTTGAGCAAATCACTGGAATAACCAGGTCTGTCGCCAACGCGACCTTCGCCAGCATCTCGAGCGAAACAAACCGGGGCCCATTCATCATCGCCGGCTCGGTCAATTCGACATTGATCCGCGACCTGTCCTCTCAAGGCGTCATCAACGTGTCGGATATTCGGGGGAAATGGGAGACTTTCAAGACAACCACGGTTCGGCTTTCTGGCAGCAGACCTGCGCTTGTCATTGCGGGAAGCGACAAGAGAGGTGTCATATTCGGGATCCACACGCTCGCAGAGCAATCAGGGCAGTCGCCATACCATTGGTTTGCCGATGTGCCTGCCCAGAAACATTCCCAAATATTTGCCCTCAACAAAACGACAGTTCATGGCGAACCAACCGTCAGATACAGGGGGCTTTTCATCAACGATGAAGAGCCGGCGCTGAACACGTGGTGGGCCCGTCAACACAACGCTACGCGATATCCTCTCGACACGGAATTTTACGCCCGTGTATTTGATCTTTTGCTTCGTCTGAAGGCCAACTACCTCTGGCCAGCAATGTGGAAATCATGGACGCCACCGCCGGGAAATATCTTTTTTATCGATGACCCTGGAAACCAGCAGCTGGCGGATGATTATGGAATCGTTATTTCTACCGCTCATCACGAGCCGATGCAAATGGCAACTAATGAGTGGAACGAGACGGAGAGAGGCCCGTGGGATTGGTCCAAGAACAAGGCCAATGTGACCAAATTCTTTGAGGAGGGTATCGCCCGTGCTGGCAAGAATGAGTCTTACTTCACCATTGGGATGAGGGGTCTGGGAGATGAGGCGGCGAATACCCAGAACGCAATCGAGATGCTCAAGGATGTGTTCAAGGTTCAGCGGGGAATAATCAAGAAGTTTCATGGGTCTGAGACGGCTGTCAACCAGGTGTGGGCGCTGTACAAAGAGGTGGCCTCGTACTATGATGCTGGTTTGGATCCGGATGGTGATATTACGCTATTGTTTCCAGATGACAACCAGGGGAACGTTTACCGTCTTCCAACCGGGAACGAAACCGAGCGGCCTGGTGGGACTGGAGTGTACTTCCACTTTGAGTATGTCGGTTTGCCGAGGTCTTACAAGTGGCATAACACCAACAACCTAGGTAAGGTGTACAAGGAGCTGTTGCACTCTCACTTGAGAGGTGCAAATAGGATTTGGATCATGAATGTGGGCGACATTAAACCAATGGAGTTACCGCTGAACCTGGCTATGGACCTAGCTTGGGATGCGTCGAGCATTTCGTTTGACAGCATCCCGCAATACCTGGTTCAGTATGCCGCCAGGGAGTTTGGCCCTGAACACGCAGAGGAGATTGGCGATATTCTTATGGAGCACTCTCGTTTGGTTGGGATGCGTCGATATGAGCACATTGACCCGGCTACGTTTTCAACCACTGCTTATCACGAAGCCGAACGGGTCCTCTCACGCTGGGACTACTTGGCGAGTCGCGTCAACAATGTCACTGCACTTCTCCCGGCTGAGACTAAACCCGCGTTCTTTCAACTGGTCGGTCAACCGGTCCTCTCAGGGGCAACATTTGTCTCGGTGGCCATCAAGACAGCCTTCAACCTTCGATATGCTCGCGAAAGAAGAAACTCGGCCAACCTCCTTGCTTCCAGCGTTCTGGAGCACTTCGAAACCTCCTTTGACCTCATAGAAGAATGGGACAACATGCTCGACGGAAAGTGGGCGGACATGATGTCCCAAGCGGTCTATGACGCAGTCGAAGAACCCAAAATGTGGGCCAACCCATCAAGAGACATTctttccaacctctcctATGTCCAAATCCGACAAAACATGCAATTCTCTCTCGGCAACCTCGGTCTCTACGCCGAAGgttcctcttcccctgctGAACAAGGCCGCTGGGCCGAGTCAGTCGACGCCAGCATGCCCACAACCAACTTTGCACCTCTACTCCCCCAGCTTGACCCCTTTGCCGCACTACAGGAGAGGATAGTGGAGGTTTTCCACAGAGGCGATCATCGCGTCCCTCTCAACTGGACTCTTGACCCTTGGGAGGAAGACTGGCTGCACATCACCCCTACAGGCGGCACGTTGAACTCGACCCATCCAGACGACAAAATCGTCCTTTCCATCCCCGACTGGTCAAAAGTCCCGGTTGAGTTTAACAAAACAGTTCTCATCGGAGTCCGCTCGACACCGGCACGATACCCCTATTTTGATCAAATCCGGCTTCCGGTCCTGAACTTTGTTCCCCCAAACACGTTTGAGGGATACCCAGAGTCATCAGGGGGTTACATCTCCATCGAGGCCCCTCATTTCTCCCCTAACTTCTCCACCCCAAACACCTCCGACATTCACTTCCTGGCTATCCCCAACCTAGGCACGAGATCAAACACCGGCTCTCTTGCTCTCCGGCCTTTCTTGTCTGCTAGGGGAGATGTTCCCAAGGCGAAAGAAGTGAAGGCTGTATATCCCATCTATTTATTTTCTGACAGCCCCCCGAGCGTGAAACACAATGTTACTGCAACGGTGTATATCAACGCAGGGTTGGACACCGACCCGAGGCTCAAGATGGAGCTCTCGCTCACGTTGGATGATCAGCCGGCGAGGTTTcagagggtgttgggggattATGTCAA
This window encodes:
- a CDS encoding hypothetical protein (EggNog:ENOG503NYQ8; COG:S; CAZy:GH115); amino-acid sequence: MRLLIWAWAAASLSFGCVALLEERIVSFEVDADAAAASAQLDIASAPILVSEDDPIGVHIAANSLAKDLEQITGITRSVANATFASISSETNRGPFIIAGSVNSTLIRDLSSQGVINVSDIRGKWETFKTTTVRLSGSRPALVIAGSDKRGVIFGIHTLAEQSGQSPYHWFADVPAQKHSQIFALNKTTVHGEPTVRYRGLFINDEEPALNTWWARQHNATRYPLDTEFYARVFDLLLRLKANYLWPAMWKSWTPPPGNIFFIDDPGNQQLADDYGIVISTAHHEPMQMATNEWNETERGPWDWSKNKANVTKFFEEGIARAGKNESYFTIGMRGLGDEAANTQNAIEMLKDVFKVQRGIIKKFHGSETAVNQVWALYKEVASYYDAGLDPDGDITLLFPDDNQGNVYRLPTGNETERPGGTGVYFHFEYVGLPRSYKWHNTNNLGKVYKELLHSHLRGANRIWIMNVGDIKPMELPLNLAMDLAWDASSISFDSIPQYLVQYAAREFGPEHAEEIGDILMEHSRLVGMRRYEHIDPATFSTTAYHEAERVLSRWDYLASRVNNVTALLPAETKPAFFQLVGQPVLSGATFVSVAIKTAFNLRYARERRNSANLLASSVLEHFETSFDLIEEWDNMLDGKWADMMSQAVYDAVEEPKMWANPSRDILSNLSYVQIRQNMQFSLGNLGLYAEGSSSPAEQGRWAESVDASMPTTNFAPLLPQLDPFAALQERIVEVFHRGDHRVPLNWTLDPWEEDWLHITPTGGTLNSTHPDDKIVLSIPDWSKVPVEFNKTVLIGVRSTPARYPYFDQIRLPVLNFVPPNTFEGYPESSGGYISIEAPHFSPNFSTPNTSDIHFLAIPNLGTRSNTGSLALRPFLSARGDVPKAKEVKAVYPIYLFSDSPPSVKHNVTATVYINAGLDTDPRLKMELSLTLDDQPARFQRVLGDYVKNPHAGDIPPEWLPHVADQVWTKKVNLGEVGEGRHEVVWRVNSPEVYLEKIVVDVRGVVQDSYLGPGETRWVDATEVMRGERRGRGKGWRGKGKWGWRSRMGVGGLWM